Proteins from a genomic interval of Trifolium pratense cultivar HEN17-A07 linkage group LG6, ARS_RC_1.1, whole genome shotgun sequence:
- the LOC123892169 gene encoding uncharacterized protein LOC123892169: MKFNASIEDTFIWTNNKNDSYTTKSACHNSVPTLSLLNYRKMNPSASCVRCGLQDETFLHCIRDCEFSRSLWHYIGFTNPNFFSNMDVYDWIKMGTIGTHSLIFSAGVWWSWRHRNLMSLNNETWSLSRLSFNIRSMVETFKNCFTITPNGGSVDRFIKWNNNNFSCTILNVDGSCLGSPARSGFGGIIRNTFGHYLAGFSGYIQGSSDILYAELYAIYKGLLLAINMSIDELVCYSDSLHCINLIKGPQVKFHMHAVLIQDIKDLISQSNVSLCHTLREGNQCADFFAKLGASSDADFTNHDSPPEGVQDLLKNNALGILFQRD; this comes from the exons ATGAAGTTCAATGCTTCCATTGAAGACACCTTCATTTGGACCAACAACAAAAATGACTCTTACACTACCAAAAGCG cTTGCCACAACTCTGTGCCCACTCTCTCCTTGCTTAACTACCGCAAGATGAACCCATCTGCTTCTTGTGTTCGATGTGGCCTCCAAGATGAAACTTTCCTTCATTGCATTCGAGACTGTGAGTTCTCTCGAAGCCTTTGGCACTATATTGGGTTTACCAACCCAAATTTCTTCTCTAACATGGACGTTTATGATTGGATCAAGATGGGCACCATCGGGACCcattctctcattttctcagcAGGTGTCTGGTGGTCTTGGAGACACCGCAATTTGATGAGCCTCAATAACGAAACTTGGTCCTTAAGCCGACTCTCCTTTAACATCAGGTCTATGGTTGAAACTTTCAAGAATTGCTTCACTATCACTCCTAATGGTGGTTCAGTTGATAGATTTATCAAGTGGAACAACAACAATTTTTCTTGTACCATTCTTAATGTTGACGGAAGTTGTCTCGGTTCCCCAGCTCGATCAGGTTTTGGTGGAATCATTAGAAACACTTTTGGTCATTATTTGGCAGGGTTTTCTGGTTACATTCAAGGGTCTTCTGATATCTTGTATGCTGAACTTTATGCTATCTACAAGGGTCTCTTGTTGGCCATAAACATGAGCATTGACGAACTTGTCTGCTATTCAGATTCTTTACACTGTATTAACCTCATAAAAGGTCCCCAAGTTAAGTTTCATATGCATGCAGTTTTAATCCAAGACATAAAGGATTTGATTTCCCAAAGTAATGTTTCCCTCTGTCACACTCTTAGAGAAGGTAATCAATGCGCAGACTTCTTCGCAAAATTAGGAGCCTCCTCGGATGCTGATTTCACTAACCACGACTCTCCTCCAGAAGGCGTTCAAGATCTGCTCAAGAACAATGCTTTAGGAATTTTATTCCAAAGAGACTAg
- the LOC123890746 gene encoding 2-alkenal reductase (NADP(+)-dependent), whose amino-acid sequence MMANSEEVGNKQVIFKGYIDGVPKISDMELKLSNIKLNNPSQQALLVKNIYLSCDPYMRGRMRDFHGSYIPPFVPSKVLEGFGVSKVIVSDNPNFKAGDLISGFTGWEEYSIITKTDQLRKIEPDDHIPLSFHLGLLGMPGFTAYAGFYEVCSPSSGEYVFVSAASGAVGQLVGQLAKLHGCYVVGSAGSKEKVELLKNKLGFDEAFNYKEELDLDAALKRYFPQGIDIYFDNVGGDMLDAALLNMKIHGRIAVCGMISQQSISDPKGIRNLSSLIYKRIRMQGFLQSDYLHLYPKFLEEVSAYYKQGKIVYFEDMNEGLESAPAAFVGLFTGKNVGKQVIRVSHE is encoded by the exons ATGATGGCAAATTCAGAAGAAGTGGGAAACAAGCAGGTGATATTCAAAGGATACATAGATGGAGTTCCTAAAATATCTGACATGGAACTCAAACTTTCTAATATTAAACTCAACAATCCCTCACAACAAGCTCTTCTTGTCAAGAACATTTATCTCTCTTGTGATCCATATATGCGTGGTCGTATGCGTGATTTTCATGGATCTTACATCCCCCCATTCGTTCCTTCCAAG GTGCTTGAAGGATTTGGTGTGTCTAAAGTAATAGTATCTGATAATCCAAATTTCAAAGCTGGTGATTTAATTTCTGGGTTTACTGGCTGGGAGGAATACAGCATCATCACTAAAACTGATCAGTTGAGAAAAATTGAACCTGATGATCACATTCCTCTTTCCTTCCATCTTGGTCTTCTAG GAATGCCGGGTTTTACGGCTTATGCTGGATTTTATGAGGTGTGTTCCCCTAGCAGTGGAGAATATGTTTTTGTATCTGCAGCATCAGGTGCTGTAGGTCAACTTGTAGGTCAACTTGCTAAGTTGCATGGTTGCTATGTTGTTGGAAGTGCTggttcaaaagaaaag GTTGAACTTCTAAAGAATAAACTGGGATTCGATGAAGCTTTTAACTATAAGGAAGAATTGGACTTGGATGCAGCTCTTAAACG GTATTTTCCACAAGGTATTGACATCTACTTCGATAATGTGGGTGGTGACATGCTTGATGCTGCCCTCCTTAACATGAAGATTCATGGTAGAATTGCAGTTTGTGGGATGATTTCTCAGCAAAGCATTTCTGATCCAAAAGGGATTCGCAATTTATCCTCTCTCATTTATAAGCGCATAAGAATGCAGGGATTTTTGCAAAGTGATTACTTGCACTTGTACCCAAAATTTTTGGAAGAGGTTTCAGCTTACTATAAACAAGGAAAGATTGTGTATTTTGAAGACATGAATGAAGGTTTAGAAAGTGCTCCAGCTGCTTTTGTCGGACTTTTCACCGGCAAGAACGTCGGTAAGCAAGTCATTCGTGTTTCACATGAATAA
- the LOC123890747 gene encoding glycine--tRNA ligase, mitochondrial 1-like yields MLALSKRAISIITATKKISSMASTTEQTLRETLASKLSAVEIQANTVRSLKASSAPKPDIDAAVQALNALKLEKSSIEKSLQSLLSGSDSREAFRQSVVNTLERRLFYIPSFKIYRGVAGLYDYGPPGCAVKSNVLSFWRQHFVLEENMLEVDCPCVTPEIVLKASGHVEKFTDLMVKDEKTGTCYRADHLLKDYCNDKLQKDLTLSPDKVAELKHVLTMLDDFSSQQLGAKIKDYAITAPETKNPLSDPYPFNLMFQTSIGPSGLAPGFMRPETAQGIFVNFKDLYYYNGNKLPFAAAQIGQAFRNEISPRQGLLRVREFTLAEIEHFVDPDDKSHPKYAEVADLEFFMFPRDEQASGQSAKKLRLGEAVSKGIVNNETLGYFIGRVYLFLTRLGIDKDRLRFRQHLANEMAHYAADCWDAEIECSYGWIECVGIADRSAYDLRAHSEKSGVPLVAHEKFSEPKEVEKLVITPIKKELGLAFKGNQKKVVEALEAMKEKEALDMKAALESKGEVDFEVCTLGKTVTINKNMVTIHKEIKKEHQRVFTPSVIEPSFGIGRIIYCLYEHTFYTRASKAGDEQLNVFRFPSLVAPIKCTVFPLVQNQKYEDVAKLISKSLTAAGISHKIDITGTSIGKRYARTDELGVPFAVTVDSTTSVTIRERDSKDQVRVDVEKAASVIREVSEGQRTWEDVWSTFPHHSSTTTDD; encoded by the exons ATGCTTGCATTGAGTAAAAGAGCGATATCCATAATAACAGCCACCAAAAAAATATCTTCAATGGCATCAACCACCGAACAAACCCTACGCGAAACCCTGGCCTCCAAACTCTCCGCCGTTGAAATCCAAGCCAACACCGTCCGTTCACTGAAAGCTTCTTCCGCACCTAAACCTGACATCGATGCTGCCGTTCAAGCCCTAAACGCTCTCAAACTTGAGAAATCATCAATCGAGAAATCACTTCAATCGCTTCTCTCCGGTTCCGATTCTCGTGAAGCTTTTCGTCAATCCGTTGTTAATACACTTGAACGGAGGTTGTTTTACATTCCTTCTTTTAAGATTTATCGCGGCGTTGCTGGTCTCTATGATTATGGTCCTCCTGGTTGTGCTGTTAAATCTAATGTTCTCTCCTTCTGGCGTCAG CATTTTGTTTTGGAGGAAAACATGCTAGAGGTTGATTGTCCATGTGTGACGCCAGAGATTGTTCTGAAAGCTTCTGGCCATGTGGAGAAATTTACTGATCTCATGGTGAAGGATGAGAAAACTGGAACTTGTTACCGTGCTGATCACTTGCTCAAGGACTATTGCAATGATAAGCTTCAAAAGGATCTCACATTGTCACCTGACAAAGTTGCAGAGCTCAAACACGTCCTTACCATGCTCGACGATTTCTCATCTCAACAACTTGGTGCTAAGATTAAGGACTATGCTATCACAGCTCCTGAAACCAAGAATCCACTCTCTGATCCTTACCCTTTCAATTTGATGTTTCAAACTTCAATTGGTCCCTCTGGCTTAGCTCCTGG GTTTATGCGTCCAGAAACTGCACAGGGCATATTTGTTAATTTCAAGGACTTGTACTATTACAATGGAAACAAGCTACCCTTTGCTGCTGCACAAATTGGTCAGGCTTTTAGAAATGAG ATATCTCCCCGGCAAGGCCTTCTCAGAGTCCGTGAATTCACCTTGGCAGAAATTGAGCACTTTGTTGACCCCGATGATAAATCTCATCCTAAGTATGCTGAAGTTGCTGACTTGGAGTTTTTCATGTTCCCAAGGGATGAACAGGCGTCTGGTCAGTCTGCAAAGAAACTCCGTCTCGGTGAAGCTGTTTCAAAG GGTATTGTCAATAATGAGACTCTTGGTTATTTCATTGGGAGAGTATATCTCTTCTTGACGCGTCTCGGTATAGACAAAGACCGCTTGAGATTCAGGCAACATCTTGCTAATGAAATGGCCCATTATGCTGCTGACTGTTGGGATGCTGAGATTGAGTGTTCCTATGGTTGGATTGAGTGTGTTGGCATTGCCGATAGATCTGCATATGATTTGCGTGCTCACTCG GAGAAAAGCGGTGTTCCACTGGTGGCTCATGAAAAATTTTCAGAACCTAAGGAAGTGGAG AAATTGGTTATAACTCCCATAAAGAAAGAATTGGGCCTGGCATTCAAGGGTAATCAGAAGAAGGTGGTTGAAGCACTTGAG GCAATGAAAGAGAAAGAAGCATTGGATATGAAGGCTGCTCTGGAATCAAAAGGCGAGGTTGACTTTGAAGTGTGTACACTTGGGAAAACTGTAACTATTAATAAGAATATGGTGACCATTCACAAGGAGATAAAGAAAGAGCATCAGCGAGTTTTTACACCATCTGTGATTGAACCATCCTTTGGGATTGGGCGGATAATATATTGCCTATATGAGCACACTTTCTATACAAGGGCGAGTAAAGCTGGGGATGAACAGTTAAATGTATTTCGCTTTCCTTCACTCGTGGCTCCTATTAAGTGCACAGTTTTCCCTCTGGTTCAAAATCAGAAATATGAAGACGTTGCCAAATTAATTTCCAAGTCGTTGACGGCTGCTGGAATTTCGCATAAGATCGACATTACAG GTACATCAATTGGAAAACGGTATGCAAGAACAGATGAACTTGGCGTTCCTTTTGCTGTCACTGTGGATTCAACAACGTCGGTGACTATTCGGGAGAGAGACAGCAAGGATCAAGTGCGGGTTGATGTGGAAAAGGCAGCCTCTGTTATTAGGGAGGTATCTGAAGGCCAAAGGACGTGGGAAGATGTGTGGTCTACTTTCCCTCACCACTCTTCTACGACTACAGATGATTGA